The following coding sequences are from one Saccharomyces cerevisiae S288C chromosome VI, complete sequence window:
- the RSC8 gene encoding Rsc8p (Component of the RSC chromatin remodeling complex; essential for viability and mitotic growth; homolog of SWI/SNF subunit Swi3p, but unlike Swi3p, does not activate transcription of reporters) — protein sequence MSDTEKDKDVPMVDSHEATEEPPTTSTNTPSFPHLAQEQAKEESATLGAEVAHKKINYEQEAQKLEEKALRFLAKQTHPVIIPSFASWFDISKIHEIEKRSNPDFFNDSSRFKTPKAYKDTRNFIINTYRLSPYEYLTITAVRRNVAMDVASIVKIHAFLEKWGLINYQIDPRTKPSLIGPSFTGHFQVVLDTPQGLKPFLPENVIKQEVEGGDGAEPQVKKEFPVNLTIKKNVYDSAQDFNALQDESRNSRQIHKVYICHTCGNESINVRYHNLRARDTNLCSRCFQEGHFGANFQSSDFIRLENNGNSVKKNWSDQEMLLLLEGIEMYEDQWEKIADHVGGHKRVEDCIEKFLSLPIEDNYIREVVGSTLNGKGGDSRDGSVSGSKLMECVNDAVQTLLQGDDKLGKVSDKSREISEKYIEESQAIIQELVKLTMEKLESKFTKLCDLETQLEMEKLKYVKESEKMLNDRLSLSKQILDLNKSLEELNVSKKLVLISEQVDSGIQLVEKDQEGDDEDGNTATGHGVKRVGKEGEEVGEGDSIAKLQPQVYKPWSL from the coding sequence ATGAGCGACACTGAAAAGGATAAGGATGTCCCTATGGTAGACTCGCACGAAGCGACCGAGGAGCCACCCACCACAAGCACCAACACGCCATCTTTCCCTCACTTAGCACAGGAACAGGCGAAGGAGGAATCTGCCACATTGGGAGCAGAAGTAGCTCATAAGAAAATCAATTACGAGCAAGAAGCACAGAAACTGGAGGAGAAGGCCCTTAGGTTCCTGGCAAAGCAAACTCACCCGGTGATTATTCCGTCGTTTGCCTCTTGGTTTGATATTTCGAAGATCCACGAGATCGAAAAAAGATCCAATCCCGACTTTTTCAACGATTCATCAAGGTTCAAGACACCAAAGGCATATAAGGACAcaagaaattttatcatcaaCACGTACCGTCTTTCGCCGTACGAATATTTGACCATTACCGCTGTGAGAAGAAATGTTGCCATGGATGTTGCCTCGATAGTGAAGATTCACGCGTTCTTGGAAAAATGGGGCTTAATCAATTATCAGATTGACCCCAGGACCAAGCCCAGTCTTATTGGGCCAAGTTTTACGGGCCACTTCCAAGTGGTTCTGGACACTCCGCAGGGGTTAAAGCCATTTTTACCAGAGAATGTGATCAAGCAAGAAGTGGAAGGAGGAGATGGAGCGGAACCACAAGTCAAGAAGGAATTTCCCGTTAATCTCACAATCAAGAAGAACGTTTACGATTCTGCACAAGACTTCAATGCATTACAAGACGAAAGTAGAAACTCCAGGCAGATTCACAAAGTTTACATTTGCCATACATGCGGTAACGAGTCAATCAATGTGCGCTACCACAATTTGCGTGCACGGGACACCAACCTGTGCTCCCGTTGTTTCCAAGAGGGTCATTTCGGTGCCAACTTTCAATCTTCAGATTTCATCAGATTAGAAAACAACGGAAACTCggttaaaaaaaactggtCAGACCAGGAGATGCTACTATTGCTGGAGGGTATTGAAATGTATGAAGACCAGTGGGAGAAGATTGCTGACCACGTGGGTGGGCACAAGCGTGTAGAAGACtgcattgaaaaattcctAAGCTTACCGATCGAGGACAACTACATCCGAGAAGTTGTTGGTTCAACGCTGAATGGTAAGGGTGGCGACAGCCGCGATGGTAGTGTGTCCGGTTCGAAGTTGATGGAATGCGTGAATGATGCTGTCCAGACGCTACTGCAAGGCGACGACAAATTGGGTAAGGTCTCTGATAAGTCGAGAGAGATCTCCGAAAAGTACATTGAAGAAAGCCAAGCGATAATCCAAGAGTTAGTCAAGCTGACCATGGAGAAATTAGAGAGCAAGTTTACAAAGCTGTGCGATCTAGAAACGCAACTGGAGATGGAAAAACTGAAATATGTGAAGGAATCTGAAAAGATGCTGAACGACCGATTATCACTGAGTAAACAGATTCTTGACCTGAACAAGTCGCTGGAGGAGTTGAATGTGTCGAAGAAACTGGTACTGATCTCGGAGCAAGTAGACTCGGGCATACAACTAGTGGAGAAGGACCAGGAGGGCGATGACGAAGACGGCAATACGGCCACAGGACATGGCGTGAAACGTGTAGGCAAGGAAGGCGAGGAAGTAGGCGAAGGCGACTCCATTGCAAAATTGCAGCCCCAGGTGTACAAACCGTGGTcattgtaa